ATGGAACCTCGGGCATCATTCGTCGTGACCGGCGCGATAATACGGAAACCACCATCACCGATATTTCGGGAATTAAAGATTTGATAACCGCGCGCGCCCAACTGCGTTCGGAAAAACTGGTCTGGCCTGCCGATTATCATGCCGGAGAACGGAAACTGTTGGGCGAAATCCTCGGCTCGATTGTCGTCACCAATCTCGAATATAACGAAGCCGAAACCGAAACCCGGCGTCAGGCGATGCGCGAAGAAATTCCCACGGTGATTTTTAGAGTGGATAAAGGTCAGCGGGTGGTTGAGCGCGGCGAACTCGTCACCCCGCCCAAAGCGTCGCTTCTGGAAGCTGCTTCGACACTGCGACCGACCGGACAACGGGCGATTGAATTTGCCGGCACCATAGTCATTGTGATGATGCTGGTGCTGGTTTTGTGGCAATATCTGGGACGTTATCAAAGCCGTCACGTGCGCGTGCGTCGCCATTTTCTTTTGCAGGTCACGGCGTTTGTGGTCACGCTTGGACTGGCGCGATTGTTTTTCGCGCTCGCTTCGATGATCAGCAATTCGGTATCAACCGCGCCGTTTAACTCCGAAATCGGTTACAAATATCTCGCGCCGCTGGCGGTCGGCGCGGCGCTCGTCACGATTTTGACAGATTCCCATGCGGCGTTTGTTTTTGCGGCGATTCTCGGCGTGTTTATCGGCATTCTTTCGGGCAATATTTATCTGGCGGTTTACACCCTGGTCACTTCGGTTGCGGCGCTCTATTACCTGCAAAATTGTCGTGACCGCACGGAACTGGTGATGGGCGGTTTGTGGATTGGACTGGTGAATGCCGCGGCTGCCCTGGCGCTTGATTTACTGGGCGCGGCTGAAGCCGGTTTACTGAATACGGGTGGCTGGAACTGGCTGTTTATTGCGCTCTTTCACGCCGTGTGCGGTTTTGCCAGCGGCGTGCTCTCGTCGATGTTCGCCTCCATTCTGTTGCCCTTGTTTGAGTGGTTGTTTGAAATCACCACCAACATTAAATTGCTTGAACTGTCGAATTTGAATTTGCCCTTACTCAAGCAACTCGCTGAACAAGCGCCCGGCACTTATCATCATTCGATTATGGTCGGTTTGCTTTCCGCCAAAGCCGCCGAAGCGATTGGCGGCGACCCGCTGTTTACCCGCGTTGCCTGTCTCTACCACGACATCGGTAAAAGCATTCGCCCGACCTACTTCATCGAAAACCAGACCTTTTCCGGCAACCCGCACGATAGGCTCGAACCGAAAATGTCTTCGATTATTCTGGCAAATCATGTCAAACAAGGCATCGAACTCGCCAAACAATACAAACTGCCGCCGCGTCTCATCGCAGTTATCCCGCAACATCACGGCACCGGGTTGATGAAATATTTTTACTATAAAGCCAAAGCGGTCGCGTCTGACCCGGAATCGGCGGCGCTTGAAAAAGAGTTTCGTTATCCGGGACCCAAACCGCAAACCAAAGAAGCCGGAATTATTATGATTGCCGATTCCGTCGAAGCCGCTTCGCGCACCGTGCAGGAACCGACCCCGGCGAAATTTAAAAACATGATCGATATGATCATCACCCGGCTTCAGGATGATGGACAACTTGATGAATGCGACATCACCTTGCGCGAATTGAATCTCGTCGCCGAAAGTTTCACCAAGACCTTGCTGGCGATTCAGCATCATCGCATCAGCTATCCGGGATACGATTTCGATAAAGCCCCGACTCAGGCTGCGAAAAATATCGAAACCAATCAAAAGATCGGCGCAGCCAATCCGATTCCGGTAATAACAGATTCGCCGCCCAAGGCGATTGGGAAAGAAGCGCTTGGCGATTGACATTATCAACAAACAGCGATTGCTTAAAATCAACCGGCGTACATTCAGCGAACTGGCGCGCGCAACCCAGCAATCGCTGGCGCAAATTGATCATCTCCATCGCGCCGATGCACAATTATCAATTGTTTTTGTGCGCGACCCGAAGATGCGCCAGTTGAACCGGCTGTATCGGGGCAAAGATTACGCCACTGACGTGTTATCCTTTCAAAGCGGTGGCGAACCGCATGCCGCCGGGGATTTCGTTGATGAAAATTATTTAGGTGATATAGTCATTTCAACCGATACGGCGCTCAGGCAAGCGCAAGCTGCCGGGCTTTCAGTTGAGCGCGAAATACAGGAGTTGATCATTCACGGCATCTTGCATTTGAACGGTTATGACCACGAAACCGATAACGGCGAAATGCATCGCCTGGAATTGCAGTTGAGGAAACGGCTACTAAAGAAGTCTGGAGTCTGGAGTCTGGAGTCTGGAGTCTAAATCGAAGAGAAAGGATTTTATGCTCAAGATTTATTGCTCTGAAATTTTCAGTCTTCCGTTTCCAAAATGGTTTGGAGTTGAGGACTCCAGACTCCGGACTCCAGACTCTGGACTATGATTACTGAATTGTTATTGACCGGTGTGGCGCTCGTTGTGCTGGTCATTCTTTCAATCGTAAAAACCGCG
The nucleotide sequence above comes from Acidobacteriota bacterium. Encoded proteins:
- a CDS encoding HDIG domain-containing metalloprotein: MPKPATTRSPRATKALDGVKRFSATISDQAFIDAGVGIFIIVALSMLLLKSYQQPQIQPLPAGTTAPADIIAPQDLRVEDHTETERLRAEAAAAVLPVYDYVQKDVRDMRSRVAQMFEIGRTAEPEITNDQLSEKIQQETGIIVDDEQLQTLLRHRFGFELEKLLIDHFESVMAAGVVTNRSQLMKYGTSGIIRRDRRDNTETTITDISGIKDLITARAQLRSEKLVWPADYHAGERKLLGEILGSIVVTNLEYNEAETETRRQAMREEIPTVIFRVDKGQRVVERGELVTPPKASLLEAASTLRPTGQRAIEFAGTIVIVMMLVLVLWQYLGRYQSRHVRVRRHFLLQVTAFVVTLGLARLFFALASMISNSVSTAPFNSEIGYKYLAPLAVGAALVTILTDSHAAFVFAAILGVFIGILSGNIYLAVYTLVTSVAALYYLQNCRDRTELVMGGLWIGLVNAAAALALDLLGAAEAGLLNTGGWNWLFIALFHAVCGFASGVLSSMFASILLPLFEWLFEITTNIKLLELSNLNLPLLKQLAEQAPGTYHHSIMVGLLSAKAAEAIGGDPLFTRVACLYHDIGKSIRPTYFIENQTFSGNPHDRLEPKMSSIILANHVKQGIELAKQYKLPPRLIAVIPQHHGTGLMKYFYYKAKAVASDPESAALEKEFRYPGPKPQTKEAGIIMIADSVEAASRTVQEPTPAKFKNMIDMIITRLQDDGQLDECDITLRELNLVAESFTKTLLAIQHHRISYPGYDFDKAPTQAAKNIETNQKIGAANPIPVITDSPPKAIGKEALGD
- the ybeY gene encoding rRNA maturation RNase YbeY gives rise to the protein MAIDIINKQRLLKINRRTFSELARATQQSLAQIDHLHRADAQLSIVFVRDPKMRQLNRLYRGKDYATDVLSFQSGGEPHAAGDFVDENYLGDIVISTDTALRQAQAAGLSVEREIQELIIHGILHLNGYDHETDNGEMHRLELQLRKRLLKKSGVWSLESGV